From Lysobacter lycopersici:
CTGCCCGAATCTCCACCAAGTCGATGAGACCGCCCGAGGTCAGGTGTTCCCGTGCGCGCGCCACCTTGGACGGCTCGAACTCGCTGGTGATGAGGCAGCCACCGCCGTTGTCGCGCAGGGCCGCGGCCAAGTGCAGGGTCGAGATGCCGAACGAGGTCCCGAACTCAACGACCGTGCGCGCATTCGTGCTTCGGGCCAGCATGTAGAGCAATGCGCCGGTCTCCCGCGACACCGGAAGCCAGAGGTCTTTCAGGCGCCCGTAGTAGTCCAGGTACTCGGTCTTGCTGTGCATCACGCGCATGAGTTCCTCGCGGGACATCTTGGCCAGTTCCGGGCTCGTCGCCGCATCGGCCTCCTTGAACAGTCGGTCCAGCAGCGGCGCCACGGGTGCAGCGGTCAGGGTTGTCATTCGG
This genomic window contains:
- a CDS encoding O-methyltransferase, which encodes MTTLTAAPVAPLLDRLFKEADAATSPELAKMSREELMRVMHSKTEYLDYYGRLKDLWLPVSRETGALLYMLARSTNARTVVEFGTSFGISTLHLAAALRDNGGGCLITSEFEPSKVARAREHLTSGGLIDLVEIRAGDALDTLSVDLPESIDLLLLDGAKALYGDILNLVENRLRPGALIVADNADYSPEYLERVRSPKGGYLSTPVGGDVELSVRLG